The genomic window CGGGTACGCCGACGCCGTCGGTCCGCCACCGGCCCCACCGACCGCTCCCGCCGAGGGGCCCGACGGTGCGCAGGACCCCGGGCAGCCGGAGCGGCTCGGGCAGGCGGTGCGGGCCGCGCAGGCCGGCGACGAGGAGGCTTTCCGGGAGGTCTTCCGGACCGTGCAGCCGCCGCTGCTGCGCTACCTGCGGGTGCTGGTCGGCGGGGACGGCCCGTTCGCCCCGGACGCCGAGGACATCGCCTCCGAGACCTGGCTGCAGATCGCCCGGGACCTGCACACCTTCCACGGCGACGGCGACGGGTTCCGGGGCTGGGCCGCCACCATCGCGCGCCACCGGGCGCTGGACCACCTGCGGGCCCGGCGCCGGCGACCGACCGCCGAGCTGCCGGAGGAGTACCTGACCGAGCTGCCCGCGCGGGACGACACCGAGGGCAGCGCGCTGGCCACCGTCGGGACCCAGCAGGCGCTGGCGCTGATCGCCCGGCTGCCCAAGGACCAGGCCGAGGCGGTGCTGCTGCGGGTGGTGCTGCAGCTGGACGCGGAGAGCGCGGCCAAGGTCCTCGGCAAGCGGGCCGGCAGTGTGCGGATGGCCGCCCACCGGGGCCTGCGCAGGCTCGCCAAACTGCTGGAATCCCCGGGCGCCGTGCCCGTGCCACGCGGTCCGTCGAAACGGCTCGAAAAAAAATCCGCCGAAGGTGTGACACCAGCCGGAGCCTCGACGCTGAAGGACATGAGA from Kitasatospora sp. NBC_01250 includes these protein-coding regions:
- a CDS encoding RNA polymerase sigma factor; this encodes MRAAQAGDEEAFREVFRTVQPPLLRYLRVLVGGDGPFAPDAEDIASETWLQIARDLHTFHGDGDGFRGWAATIARHRALDHLRARRRRPTAELPEEYLTELPARDDTEGSALATVGTQQALALIARLPKDQAEAVLLRVVLQLDAESAAKVLGKRAGSVRMAAHRGLRRLAKLLESPGAVPVPRGPSKRLEKKSAEGVTPAGASTLKDMR